A section of the Falco peregrinus isolate bFalPer1 chromosome 3, bFalPer1.pri, whole genome shotgun sequence genome encodes:
- the CA6 gene encoding carbonic anhydrase 6, with the protein MTNNGHSVQIDLPPTMRISRGLPGVYTAVQMHLHWGGLDLETSGSEHTIDGMRYLAELHIVHYNSADYSSFEEAKDKPNGLAVLAFLYTDGHFENTYYSELISKLAKIRFAGQSTKLFSLNVQAMLPENLSHFYRYQGSLTTPPCSESVLWTIFHSPIVLSHTQISLLENSLLDWQNKMLRNDYRHAQPLNGRVVESSFRAELIHEQCRPEEFSLRLEQIQVQLQDMKREFLNGVNYIGIKSSTFPAFYFPMENIESSVNVHPLHDMSLQGFTLCFWTKAQHAGSQTVISYSTQERDNELVVTVGTDVGLWIGGHFISFPLYHKAQDWLHYCLAWASQSGMANLWLNGAAGKAKSIQKGYVSQAGGTLVLGKDRDTLLGTFSNGFAGWMTHVNLWSQVLSPADVRALALCKPGQTKGDIIAWGETSMTLFGGVVLESDTSCQ; encoded by the exons ATGACCAACAACGGTCACTCTG ttcagattGATTTGCCACCCACCATGCGCATCTCCAGAGGGCTCCCAGGCGTCTACACAGCTGTACAGATGCATCTGCACTGGGGTGGCCTGGACCTGGAGACCAGCGGCTCTGAACACACCATAGATGGGATGAGATACCTGGCAGAG CTGCACATTGTCCATTACAATTCAGCTGACTACTCAAGCTTTGAAGAAGCCAAAGATAAACCAAACGGATTGGCTGTACTTGCCTTCCTGTATACG GATGGGCACTTCGAGAATACCTACTACAGTGAATTAATTTCCAAACTGGCAAAAATCAGGTTTGCAG GTCAATCAACAAAACTCTTTTCTCTGAATGTCCAAGCCATGCTGCCAGAAAACCTCTCACACTTCTACCGGTACCAGGGCTCACTAACAACGCCGCCTTGCTCCGAGAGTGTGCTCTGGACCATCTTTCATTCTCCAATTGTCCTGTCACACACACAG ATCAGCCTCCTGGAGAACTCCTTGCTGGACTGGCAAAACAAGATGCTGCGCAATGACTACCGGCATGCTCAGCCCCTCAACGGGCGGGTAGTGGAGTCCTCCTTCAGAGCCGAACTCATCCATG AACAATGCCGGCCAGAAGAATTCAGCCTCAGACTAGAACAAATCCAGGTGCAGCTCCAAGACATGAAGAGAGAGTTTCTGAATGGAGTGAACTACATAG GTATTAAATCCAGCACTTTTCCAGCTTTCTACTTCCCTATGGAAAACATTGAGAGTTCCGTAAACGTTCATCCCCTCCATGATATGTCTCTCCAAGGCTTCACCTTATGTTTCTGGACAAAAGCCCAGCATGCTGGCAGTCAGACTGTTATTTCCTACTCCACACAGGAGAGGGATAACGAGCTAGTGGTGACTGTGGGCACAGATGTGGGATTGTGGATAGGAGGTCATTTCATCAGCTTCCCCCTGTACCACAAGGCACAAGACTGGCTGCACTACTGCCTGGCATGGGCCTCCCAGTCTGGAATGGCAAATTTATGGCTCAACGGAGCAGCTGGTAAAGCAAAGAGTATCCAGAAGGGGTATGTGAGCCAGGCTGGAGGGACCCTTGTCCTTGGGAAAGACAGAGACACTCTTCTTGGGACATTCTCCAATGGTTTTGCAGGGTGGATGACTCATGTGAATCTGTGGAGCCAAGTTCTCAGTCCTGCAGATGTTCGGGCACTTGCATTGTGCAAACCAGGGCAAACGAAGGGAGATATCATAGCATGGGGAGAAACCTCCATGACACTCTTCGGGGGGGTGGTTCTGGAGTCTGACACCAGCTGTCAGTGa
- the LOC101921463 gene encoding solute carrier family 2, facilitated glucose transporter member 5 isoform X1 gives MKLKGGKQESSDYDGGSKQKITLWLALVVLISALGSSFQYGYNVSVINSPAPYMQDFYNQTYFNRSGVPMDSGFQMLLWSLTVSMYPLGGFFGSLLVWPLVNSCGRKGTLLINNIFSITAAILMGTSELAKAFEVIIFSRVILGIFAGLASNVVPMFLGEISPKNLRGAIGIVPQLFITLGILVAQILGLRSILGNAKGWHVLLGLTGIPSAIQLFILPFLPESPRYLLIQERTEKRARQVLQKLRGCDDVDDEIEEMRQEDQSEKEGHFSVLSLCTFRGLRWQLISIIVMMMGQQLSGVNAIFYYADRIFQSAGVDSNNVQYVTVLIGAINIVMTSLAVFIVEFLGRRILLLAGFGLCCVSSAMLTLALALQTAVSWMSYLSIMCVIVYITGHAIGASPIPFLMITEMFLQSSRPAAFMVGGSVHWLCNFTMGLVFLYMEAGLGPYSFLIFCAICLATVVYIFFIVPETKNKTFMEINRIMARRNKVEIQEVKEDLKDFNTVPDRQAEITSSKEL, from the exons ATGAAGTTGAAAGGAGGGAAGCAGGAGAGCTCTGACTACGATGGAGGCTCAAAGCAG AAAATAACGCTTTGGCTTGCACTGGTAGTGCTGATTTCTGCATTAGGATCTTCTTTCCAGTACGGCTACAATGTGTCTGTTATCAATTCTCCGGCCCCG TACATGCAAGACTTTTACAACCAAACCTACTTCAACAGGAGTGGAGTGCCTATGGACAGTGGTTTCCAGATGCTGCTCTGGTCTCTTACTGTGTCCATGTACCCTCTGGGTGGCTTCTTTGGATCCCTCTTGGTGTGGCCTCTGGTCAACAGCTGTGGGCG AAAGGGCACTTTGCTGATAAATAACATCTTCTCCATCACTGCTGCAATCCTTATGGGAACCTCAGAGCTAGCAAAAGCCTTTGAGGTAATCATCTTTTCACGTGTTATCCTGGGAATATTTGCTG GTCTGGCTTCCAACGTCGTTCCCATGTTCCTTGGAGAAATCTCCCCCAAAAATCTGAGAGGTGCTATTGGAATAGTACCCCAGCTCTTCATCACCCTTGGGATCCTTGTAGCTCAGATCCTTGGTCTCAGAAGCATCCTTGGGAATGCTAAAG GCTGGCATGTACTGCTGGGGCTTACTGGGATTCCATCGGCAATTCAGCTCTTTATATTGCCCTTTCTCCCTGAGAGTCCCAGGTATCTGCTGATACAAGAGAGGACTGAAAAGCGAGCGCGACAAG TTCTGCAGAAGCTGAGAGGCTGCGATGATGTGGATGATGAGATAGAAGAAATGCGCCAAGAAGACCAGTCAGAAAAGGAAGGACATTTCTCTGTGCTCAGCCTGTGCACCTTCAGAGGCTTGCGATGGCAGCTCATCTCTATTATTGTAATGATGATGGGCCAGCAGCTCTCTGGGGTTAATGCG ATCTTCTACTACGCAGACAGAATCTTCCAGTCGGCTGGCGTGGACAGCAACAACGTTCAATATGTCACTGTGTTAATAGGCGCCATCAACATTGTCATGACTTCACTTGCT GTTTTCATCGTGGAATTCCTGGGGAGGAGAATCCTTCTCCTTGCTGGCTTTGGATTGTGCTGTGTCTCCTCTGCAATGTTAACTTTGGCCCTCGCTCTCCAG ACCGCTGTCTCATGGATGTCTTACCTCAGCATCATGTGTGTCATTGTTTATATCACCGGACACGCTATAGGAGCCA GTCCAATTCCCTTTCTGATGATCACAGAGATGTTCCTACAGTCATCCCGGCCTGCAGCATTCATGGTGGGTGGGTCTGTGCACTGGCTATGCAACTTCACCATGGGGCTCGTGTTCCTCTACATGGAG GCTGGACTTGGACCGTACAGCTTTCTCATCTTCTGTGCCATCTGCCTTGCCACTGTAGTTTACATCTTCTTTATTGTTCCTGAGACTAAGAACAAAACCTTCATGGAAATCAACAGGATCATGGCCAGGAGGAACAAGGTGGAAATTCAGGAAGTCAAAGAAGATCTTAAGGACTTCAACACTGTCccagacaggcaggcagagatcaCCTCCAGCAAGGAGCTGTGA
- the LOC101921463 gene encoding solute carrier family 2, facilitated glucose transporter member 5 isoform X2 yields MFLGEISPKNLRGAIGIVPQLFITLGILVAQILGLRSILGNAKGWHVLLGLTGIPSAIQLFILPFLPESPRYLLIQERTEKRARQVLQKLRGCDDVDDEIEEMRQEDQSEKEGHFSVLSLCTFRGLRWQLISIIVMMMGQQLSGVNAIFYYADRIFQSAGVDSNNVQYVTVLIGAINIVMTSLAVFIVEFLGRRILLLAGFGLCCVSSAMLTLALALQTAVSWMSYLSIMCVIVYITGHAIGASPIPFLMITEMFLQSSRPAAFMVGGSVHWLCNFTMGLVFLYMEAGLGPYSFLIFCAICLATVVYIFFIVPETKNKTFMEINRIMARRNKVEIQEVKEDLKDFNTVPDRQAEITSSKEL; encoded by the exons ATGTTCCTTGGAGAAATCTCCCCCAAAAATCTGAGAGGTGCTATTGGAATAGTACCCCAGCTCTTCATCACCCTTGGGATCCTTGTAGCTCAGATCCTTGGTCTCAGAAGCATCCTTGGGAATGCTAAAG GCTGGCATGTACTGCTGGGGCTTACTGGGATTCCATCGGCAATTCAGCTCTTTATATTGCCCTTTCTCCCTGAGAGTCCCAGGTATCTGCTGATACAAGAGAGGACTGAAAAGCGAGCGCGACAAG TTCTGCAGAAGCTGAGAGGCTGCGATGATGTGGATGATGAGATAGAAGAAATGCGCCAAGAAGACCAGTCAGAAAAGGAAGGACATTTCTCTGTGCTCAGCCTGTGCACCTTCAGAGGCTTGCGATGGCAGCTCATCTCTATTATTGTAATGATGATGGGCCAGCAGCTCTCTGGGGTTAATGCG ATCTTCTACTACGCAGACAGAATCTTCCAGTCGGCTGGCGTGGACAGCAACAACGTTCAATATGTCACTGTGTTAATAGGCGCCATCAACATTGTCATGACTTCACTTGCT GTTTTCATCGTGGAATTCCTGGGGAGGAGAATCCTTCTCCTTGCTGGCTTTGGATTGTGCTGTGTCTCCTCTGCAATGTTAACTTTGGCCCTCGCTCTCCAG ACCGCTGTCTCATGGATGTCTTACCTCAGCATCATGTGTGTCATTGTTTATATCACCGGACACGCTATAGGAGCCA GTCCAATTCCCTTTCTGATGATCACAGAGATGTTCCTACAGTCATCCCGGCCTGCAGCATTCATGGTGGGTGGGTCTGTGCACTGGCTATGCAACTTCACCATGGGGCTCGTGTTCCTCTACATGGAG GCTGGACTTGGACCGTACAGCTTTCTCATCTTCTGTGCCATCTGCCTTGCCACTGTAGTTTACATCTTCTTTATTGTTCCTGAGACTAAGAACAAAACCTTCATGGAAATCAACAGGATCATGGCCAGGAGGAACAAGGTGGAAATTCAGGAAGTCAAAGAAGATCTTAAGGACTTCAACACTGTCccagacaggcaggcagagatcaCCTCCAGCAAGGAGCTGTGA